From the Octopus sinensis linkage group LG28, ASM634580v1, whole genome shotgun sequence genome, one window contains:
- the LOC115225768 gene encoding zinc finger protein 726-like isoform X1 gives MPKYIHKAEQPFRCDICGKTFAHAGNFTIHSRTHTGEKPFRCDICGKSFIHTGQLNIHKRVHTGEKPFRCDICGKSFIHTGQLSIHQRIHTGKKPFRCDICGKSFPYKDSLTTHNRTHTGEKPFHCDFCGKSFSHVNSLTLHKKLHTGEKPFCCDICGKSFSCKGTLTSHKLSHTGEKPFSCDVCHKTFSRKGTLTTHKRIHRGEKSYCDICGKSFSHPYSVIVHKRIHTKEKPYRCDICGKSFTRGDILTVHKQVHTGKKHECDICNESLSVSGDLTEHKYTPEKEKPDDCNIECIHESEKPYRCDICGKSFTQNGGLTVHRRIHTGEKQYRCDICGKLLPHKSALTTHKRIHTGEKPYRCDICGKSFSQRGDLNKHKYIHTGEKLFRCAVCGKSFSQSSNLSTHKRIHTRGK, from the coding sequence ATgcctaaatatattcataaagcaGAGCAACCTTTTCGCTGTGATATATGCGGTAAAACTTTTGCCCATGCTGGAAACTTCACTATTCACAGTCggactcatacaggtgagaaaccatttcgttgcgatatctgtggtaaatcatttattCATACAGGTCAGTTGAATATTCACAAACgagttcatacaggagaaaagccatttcgctgtgatatctgtggtaaatcatttatcCATACAGGACAACTATCTAttcaccaacgtattcatactggcaagaagccatttcgctgtgatatctgtggtaaatcatttcctTATAAAGACAGCTTAACTACTCACAaccgtacacatacaggagagaagccattccattgtgatttctgtggtaaatcattctctcatgtAAATAGCTTGACTTTACACAAAAagcttcatacaggagagaagcctttttgctgtgatatctgtggtaaatcattctcctgtAAAGGTACATTAACCAGCCACAAACTGTCTCATACGGGAGAAAAGCCATTTAGCTGTGATGTCTGTCATAAAACATTTTCCCGTAAAGGTACATTAACTACCCACAAACGGATTCATAGAGGAGAAAAATcatattgtgatatctgtggaaaatcattctctcatcCATACAGTGTAATTGTTCACAAACGGATTCATACCAAAGAGAAACCATaccgctgtgatatttgtggtaaatcatttaccCGTGGAGATATCTTAACTGTTCACAAACAGGTTCATACAGGAAAGAAACATGAGTGTGATATCTGTAATGAATCATTATCTGTAAGTGGTGACTTAACTGAACACAAATATACTCCTGAAAAGGAGAAACCAGATGATTGCAACATCGAATGTATTCATGAAAGCGAGAAACCATACcgctgtgatatatgtggtaaatctttTACTCAGAATGGTGGCTTGACTgttcacagacgtattcatacaggagaaaagcaatatcgctgtgatatctgtggtaagttaTTACCTCACAAAAGTGCCTTAACTacgcacaaacgcattcatacaggagaaaaaccatatcgctGCGACAtatgtggtaaatccttctctcagaGAGGGgacttaaataaacacaaatatattcatactggagagaaactatTTCGCTGTgctgtctgtggtaaatcattttcccaaAGTAGTAACTTAAGCACACACAAACGGATTCATACCCGAGGGAAGTGA
- the LOC115225766 gene encoding zinc finger protein 850-like: protein MEDVIHLNASNSAVFQTDSVTEIDSGEEYLCSEIFAKQRTLHGSISDYHCEICRKTFSSEREVFAHKRIHSETVKPFHCEICGKSFMKNSTLTMHKRIHSGEKPFHCEICGKTFINNSKLVVHNRFHTGEKPFHCDICGKSFVSNSILKRHKIIHSGEKLFHCEICGKSFIDNSKLIIHNRSHSGEKPYHCDICGKSFVSNSILTRHRIIHSGEKAFHCEICGKSFMKNSNLTTHRRVHTGERPFHCEICGKSFSVNSSLVVHIRVHTGEKPYSCETCEKSFITNSDLTKHRRIHTGELLRCETCGKAFTTNSHLKTHRQVHTGEKLFHCEICGKSFSVNSSLVIHVRSHTGEKPYHCDVCEKSFMVNSDLTKHKRLHSGENLFHCEICGKSVTEKSKLIIHKRTHTGEKPYDCEICGKSFSVNSHLAVHKRLHTGEKLLHCEVCGKSFVTNSHLKIHNQKHTGEKPFHCEICEKSFAINSHLVVHRRIHTGERPFHCEICEKSFITNTLLKKHKQIHTRG, encoded by the exons ATGGAAGATGTTATTCACTTGAACGCTTCTAACTCAGCTGtttttcagacagattcagtgacAGAGATTGACAGTGGTGAGGAATATTTATGTAGTGAAATATTTGCTAAACAAAGAACATTACACGGAAGCATTTCTGATTATCACTGTGAGATTTGTAGGAAAACATTCTCTTCAGAACGAGAAGTCTTTGCACACAAACGAATACACAGTGAAACGGTAAAACCCTTTCactgtgaaatttgtgggaa ATCCTTTATGAAAAATAGTACTCTAACAATGCATAAACGGATACACtctggagaaaaaccatttcactgtgaaatatgTGGCAAAACTTTCATTAATAATTCAAAACTTGTTGTCCACAATCGttttcatactggagaaaagccctttcattgtgatatctgtggtaagtctttCGTCTCTAACAGTATTTTAAAAAGACATAAGATTATACATTCTGGAGAAAAACTATTTCACTGTGAGATCTGTGGAAAATCTTTTATTGATAATTCAAAGCTTATTATTCATAACCGAAGTCACagtggagagaaaccttatcattgtgatatctgtggaaaatcttttGTTTCTAATAGTATTTTAACAAGACACAGAATTATACACAGCGGGGAAAAAGCATTTCACTGTGAGATTTGTGGAAAATCTTTTATGAAAAACAGTAATTTGACAACACACAGAAGAGTCCACACTGGTGAGAGACCGTTTcattgtgaaatttgtgggaagagTTTCTCTGTTAATTCAAGTCTTGTAGTTCACATTAGGGtccatacgggagagaagccttATAGCTGTGAAACTTGCGAGAAGTCGTTTATCACAAATAGTGATTTGACCAAACATAGAAGGATACATACGGGGGAACTGTTACGCTGTGAAACCTGTGGGAAAGCTTTCACCACTAACAGCCACCTGAAAACGCACAGACAAGTACACACGGGAGAAAAATTGTTTCACTGTGagatctgtgggaaatcattctctgtGAATTCGAGTCTTGTTATTCATGTGCGTAGTCATAccggagaaaagccatatcattgcgacGTGTGTGAGAAGTCCTTTATGGTGAACAGTGACTTAACAAAGCACAAAAGGTTACATAGTGGGGAAAATTTGTTTCACTGCGAAATCTGTGGTAAGTCTGTGACTGAAAAATCCAAGCTCATTATCCACAAACGTACCCACACTGGGGAAAAACCTTAcgattgtgaaatctgtggtaaatctttctctgttaATTCTCACCTTGCTGTTCACAAAAGGTTACATACGGGAGAGAAGCTGTTACACTGTGAAGTCTGTGGGAAATCCTTTGTCACCAACAGTCACTTGAAGATACACAATCAAAAacacacgggagagaaaccatttcactgtgagaTATGTGAGAAATCATTTGCTATTAATTCCCATCTTGTCGTTCACAGAAGAATCCATACGGGAGAAAGACCCTTTCATTGTGAGATATGTGAGAAGTCATTTATCACTAACactcttttaaaaaaacataaacaaattcaTACTAGAGGGTag
- the LOC115225768 gene encoding zinc finger protein 726-like isoform X3 yields MPKYIHKAEQPFRCDICGKTFAHAGNFTIHSRTHTGEKPFRCDICGKSFIHTGQLNIHKRVHTGEKPFRCDICGKSFPYKDSLTTHNRTHTGEKPFHCDFCGKSFSHVNSLTLHKKLHTGEKPFCCDICGKSFSCKGTLTSHKLSHTGEKPFSCDVCHKTFSRKGTLTTHKRIHRGEKSYCDICGKSFSHPYSVIVHKRIHTKEKPYRCDICGKSFTRGDILTVHKQVHTGKKHECDICNESLSVSGDLTEHKYTPEKEKPDDCNIECIHESEKPYRCDICGKSFTQNGGLTVHRRIHTGEKQYRCDICGKLLPHKSALTTHKRIHTGEKPYRCDICGKSFSQRGDLNKHKYIHTGEKLFRCAVCGKSFSQSSNLSTHKRIHTRGK; encoded by the exons ATgcctaaatatattcataaagcaGAGCAACCTTTTCGCTGTGATATATGCGGTAAAACTTTTGCCCATGCTGGAAACTTCACTATTCACAGTCggactcatacaggtgagaaaccatttcgttgcgatatctgtggtaaatcatttattCATACAGGTCAGTTGAATATTCACAAACgagttcatacaggagaaaagccatttcgctgtgatatctgtg gtaaatcatttcctTATAAAGACAGCTTAACTACTCACAaccgtacacatacaggagagaagccattccattgtgatttctgtggtaaatcattctctcatgtAAATAGCTTGACTTTACACAAAAagcttcatacaggagagaagcctttttgctgtgatatctgtggtaaatcattctcctgtAAAGGTACATTAACCAGCCACAAACTGTCTCATACGGGAGAAAAGCCATTTAGCTGTGATGTCTGTCATAAAACATTTTCCCGTAAAGGTACATTAACTACCCACAAACGGATTCATAGAGGAGAAAAATcatattgtgatatctgtggaaaatcattctctcatcCATACAGTGTAATTGTTCACAAACGGATTCATACCAAAGAGAAACCATaccgctgtgatatttgtggtaaatcatttaccCGTGGAGATATCTTAACTGTTCACAAACAGGTTCATACAGGAAAGAAACATGAGTGTGATATCTGTAATGAATCATTATCTGTAAGTGGTGACTTAACTGAACACAAATATACTCCTGAAAAGGAGAAACCAGATGATTGCAACATCGAATGTATTCATGAAAGCGAGAAACCATACcgctgtgatatatgtggtaaatctttTACTCAGAATGGTGGCTTGACTgttcacagacgtattcatacaggagaaaagcaatatcgctgtgatatctgtggtaagttaTTACCTCACAAAAGTGCCTTAACTacgcacaaacgcattcatacaggagaaaaaccatatcgctGCGACAtatgtggtaaatccttctctcagaGAGGGgacttaaataaacacaaatatattcatactggagagaaactatTTCGCTGTgctgtctgtggtaaatcattttcccaaAGTAGTAACTTAAGCACACACAAACGGATTCATACCCGAGGGAAGTGA
- the LOC115225768 gene encoding zinc finger protein 726-like isoform X2, which produces MPKYIHKAEQPFRCDICGKTFAHAGNFTIHSRTHTGEKPFRCDICGKSFIHTGQLNIHKRIHTGKKPFRCDICGKSFPYKDSLTTHNRTHTGEKPFHCDFCGKSFSHVNSLTLHKKLHTGEKPFCCDICGKSFSCKGTLTSHKLSHTGEKPFSCDVCHKTFSRKGTLTTHKRIHRGEKSYCDICGKSFSHPYSVIVHKRIHTKEKPYRCDICGKSFTRGDILTVHKQVHTGKKHECDICNESLSVSGDLTEHKYTPEKEKPDDCNIECIHESEKPYRCDICGKSFTQNGGLTVHRRIHTGEKQYRCDICGKLLPHKSALTTHKRIHTGEKPYRCDICGKSFSQRGDLNKHKYIHTGEKLFRCAVCGKSFSQSSNLSTHKRIHTRGK; this is translated from the exons ATgcctaaatatattcataaagcaGAGCAACCTTTTCGCTGTGATATATGCGGTAAAACTTTTGCCCATGCTGGAAACTTCACTATTCACAGTCggactcatacaggtgagaaaccatttcgttgcgatatctgtggtaaatcatttattCATACAGGTCAGTTGAATATTCACA aacgtattcatactggcaagaagccatttcgctgtgatatctgtggtaaatcatttcctTATAAAGACAGCTTAACTACTCACAaccgtacacatacaggagagaagccattccattgtgatttctgtggtaaatcattctctcatgtAAATAGCTTGACTTTACACAAAAagcttcatacaggagagaagcctttttgctgtgatatctgtggtaaatcattctcctgtAAAGGTACATTAACCAGCCACAAACTGTCTCATACGGGAGAAAAGCCATTTAGCTGTGATGTCTGTCATAAAACATTTTCCCGTAAAGGTACATTAACTACCCACAAACGGATTCATAGAGGAGAAAAATcatattgtgatatctgtggaaaatcattctctcatcCATACAGTGTAATTGTTCACAAACGGATTCATACCAAAGAGAAACCATaccgctgtgatatttgtggtaaatcatttaccCGTGGAGATATCTTAACTGTTCACAAACAGGTTCATACAGGAAAGAAACATGAGTGTGATATCTGTAATGAATCATTATCTGTAAGTGGTGACTTAACTGAACACAAATATACTCCTGAAAAGGAGAAACCAGATGATTGCAACATCGAATGTATTCATGAAAGCGAGAAACCATACcgctgtgatatatgtggtaaatctttTACTCAGAATGGTGGCTTGACTgttcacagacgtattcatacaggagaaaagcaatatcgctgtgatatctgtggtaagttaTTACCTCACAAAAGTGCCTTAACTacgcacaaacgcattcatacaggagaaaaaccatatcgctGCGACAtatgtggtaaatccttctctcagaGAGGGgacttaaataaacacaaatatattcatactggagagaaactatTTCGCTGTgctgtctgtggtaaatcattttcccaaAGTAGTAACTTAAGCACACACAAACGGATTCATACCCGAGGGAAGTGA